The Styela clava chromosome 2, kaStyClav1.hap1.2, whole genome shotgun sequence genome contains a region encoding:
- the LOC120336317 gene encoding uncharacterized protein LOC120336317 has protein sequence MSSENLESSTSGETDSEVSSYISLEIGDKEGGKWISSNRALNDNIPVELRPDVLEQWRVERRGDEALWSFHVISSVNRKKLYVTYNDNNNDVTLQYEDNGENKKGRFFAILIYPGHGMLLRAGKSRDRYLRHTSGKLYMVTTENPTEDIMWLITPSFTLIQSVLAQFMVQILEAHSSQKWISWEASEHLPIQTQQLSAKQDWMMSIENDLSIKFAAGDLYADKHSEYVYLLEGLI, from the exons ATGTCATCTGAAAATTTGGAAAGCTCGACAAGTGGAGAGACCGACAGTGAAGTTTCATCTTACATTAGCCTAGAAATCGGGGACAAAGAAGGTGGGAAATGGATTTCAAGTAATAGAGCTTTGAATGATAATATTCCGGTGGAACTTCGTCCAGATGTTCTCGAACAATGGAGAGTCGAAAGGCGCGGTGATGAAGCTTTATGGAGTTTTCACGTCATTTCATCAGTCAACCGAAAGAAGCTTTACGTTACGTATAATGATAACAACAATGACGTCACTCTTCAGTATGAAGATAATGGAGAAAATAAAAAAGGGAG ATTTTTCGCTATTCTTATCTACCCAGGACATGGTATGCTTCTGCGTGCCGGAAAGTCCCGTGACCGGTATCTTCGCCATACCAGTGGGAAATTATATATGGTGACGACTGAAAATCCAACCGAAGATATCATGTGGCTCATTACTCCATCGTTTACTCTAATTCAAAG CGTATTGGCACAATTTATGGTGCAGATTCTAGAAGCTCATTCCTCGCAAAAGTGGATCTCTTGGGAAGCTAGTGAACACCTACCAATACAAACCCAACAATTGTCTGCTAAACAGGATTGGATGATGAGTATCGAAAACGATTTGTCGATTAAATTTGCAGCTGGAGATCTTTATGCAGACA AACATTCCGAGTACGTTTATCTTCTGGAGGGGTTAATCTAA
- the LOC120336277 gene encoding uncharacterized protein LOC120336277, translating to MQSHCAGITNDNDPINFKFEIGDRDGRKWISQNRSLHDNIPVQLNPSVTEGWGLERLNNEALWSFYILLDDGKKMYVTYSFNSDDVTLEELDDITQNNGKGRFFYMLPQPNFGMFLRAQNSRDRYLRNSGEKLEMTTSENPTDDMEWFITPSFEDITAVLSSYFVEIENDTISNKWVCQDARMNAPIQVQQTSTLQEWQLSPDSDLSCEFSAGNFYANSQLLFGSAPADFTVHRIGSVMSLKCKSNNGYVVAPEKSGDLYYSATEKNSTFWKIVGTRMVWKYKNKTIIFPYYPIEVKQTKK from the exons ATGCAATCACATTGTGCAGGGATAACAAATGATAACGATCCGATCAACTTCAAGTTTGAAATAGGTGACAGAGACGGAAGAAAATGGATATCACAAAACAGATCCTTGCATGACAATATACCTGTACAACTAAATCCCAGCGTAACGGAAGGTTGGGGGCTTGAGAGATTAAATAATGAAGCCTTGTGgagtttttacattttattagaTGACGGAAAAAAGATGTACGTCACATATAGCTTCAACAGCGATGACGTTACTCTAGAAGAGTTAGATGACATCACGCAGAACAACGGAAAAGGAAG ATTTTTTTATATGCTACCTCAACCAAACTTTGGGATGTTTCTGCGGGCTCAAAATTCACGTGATAGATACTTACGTAACAGCGGAGAAAAGTTAGAAATGACAACATCTGAAAATCCTACTGATGATATGGAATGGTTCATTACACCTTCTTTCGAAGATATTACAGC TGTGCTGTCTTCctattttgttgaaattgaaaatgatacCATTTCAAATAAATGGGTGTGCCAAGATGCACGAATGAACGCACCAATCCAAGTCCAACAAACCAGCACTTTGCAGGAATGGCAGCTCAGCCCTGACAGTGATCTGAGTTGTGAATTTTCAGCCGGAAATTTTTATGCAAACAGTCAACTATTGTTTGGATCAGCCCCAGC GGATTTTACAGTGCATCGGATTGGAAGTGTAATGAGCTTAAAATGCAAATCTAATAATGGATACGTAGTCGCCCCAGAGAAAAGTGGCGATCTTTACTATTCAGCAACAGAGAAGAATTCTACTTTTTGGAAAATAGTCGGGACAAGAATGGTCtggaaatacaaaaacaaaaccaTCATTTTTCCATATTACCCAATAGAAGTAAAGCAGACAAAGAAGTAG
- the LOC120336131 gene encoding uncharacterized protein LOC120336131, giving the protein MQSYCARTTNENDQNFQLEIGDRNGRKWISQNRSLHDNIPVQLNPNKTEGWGLEKLDNEALWSFYILSEDEKKMYVTYNFNSDGVTLQELDEITQDNGKGRFFHMLPQPNFGMFLRAQNARDRYLRNSGGMLEMTTSENPIDDMEWFITPSFEDITIMLSSYYVEIQNATSSQKWMCQDARINAPIQVQQTSTHQEWQLSFGPDLNYEFSVGNLYANSQLLFGSAPADFTVHQIGRGVHLKCNSKNKYVVAPEGNGDLYYSANEKNSSAWDIVGTRIAWKHNDKTTVFPYYPIEVTQAKK; this is encoded by the exons ATGCAATCATATTGTGCGAGAACAACAAATGAAAACGATCAGAACTTCCAGCTTGAAATAGGTGACAGAAACGGAAGAAAATGGATATCACAAAACAGATCCTTGCATGACAATATACCTGTACAGCTAAATCCCAACAAAACGGAAGGGTGGGGGCTTGAGAAATTAGATAATGAAGCCTTGTGGAGTTTTTACATTTTATCAGAAGACGAAAAAAAGATGTACGTTACGTATAACTTCAACAGCGACGGCGTTACTTTACAAGAGTTAGATGAGATCACGCAGGACAACGGGAAAGGAAG attttttcATATGCTGCCTCAACCAAACTTCGGGATGTTTCTGCGGGCTCAAAATGCACGTGATAGATACCTACGTAATAGCGGAGGAATGTTGGAAATGACAACATCTGAAAATCCTATTGATGATATGGAATGGTTCATTACGCCTTCGTTCGAAGATATCACAAT TATGCTTTCTTCCTATTACGTTGAAATTCAAAATGCTACTAGTTCACAAAAATGGATGTGCCAAGATGCACGAATAAACGCACCAATCCAAGTCCAACAAACTAGTACGCACCAGGAATGGCAGCTCAGCTTTGGTCCTGATCTGAATTACGAATTTTCAGTCGGAAATTTGTATGCAAACAGTCAACTATTGTTCGGATCAGCCCCAGC ggATTTCACAGTGCATCAGATTGGAAGAGGTGTGcatttaaaatgcaattctaaaaataaatatgtagtTGCCCCAGAGGGAAACGGCGATCTTTACTATTCAGCAAACGAAAAGAATTCTTCTGCTTGGGACATAGTGGGGACAAGAATTGCCTGGAAACACAACGACAAAACCACCGTGTTTCCATATTACCCAATAGAAGTAACGCAGGCAAAGAAGTAG
- the LOC120336308 gene encoding uncharacterized protein LOC120336308: protein MQSHWAGTTKDNDPINFKFEIGDRDGKKWISQNRSLHDNIPVQLNPSVTEAWELERSKNEALWSFYILLDDGKKMYVTYNFNSDDVTLEELDDITQNNGKGRFFYMLPKPNFGMFLRAQNSRDRYVRNSGGKLEMTTSKNLTDDMEWFITASFEDITAVSLSRLAEIRNDPIANKWVYQDAKINAPIQVQQTGALQEWQLNFRDSGRSCEFSAGNLYAEVNISQLLFGSVPAEFTWHDTGGGVLLKCKSNNQYVVAPEGSGDLHFLPGKKNATVWDIMTTRIVLKYKDKTIIVPYYDIV from the exons ATGCAATCACATTGGGCAGGAACAACAAAGGATAACGATCCGATCAACTTCAAGTTTGAAATAGGTGACAGAGACGGGAAAAAATGGATATCACAAAATAGATCCTTGCATGACAATATACCTGTACAACTAAATCCCAGCGTAACGGAAGCATGGGAGCTTGAGAGATCAAAAAATGAAGCCTTGTGgagtttttacattttattagaTGACGGGAAAAAGATGTACGTCACATATAACTTCAACAGCGATGACGTTACTCTAGAAGAATTAGATGACATCACGCAGAACAACGGGAAAGGAAG atttttttATATGCTGCCTAAACCAAACTTCGGGATGTTTCTGCGGGCTCAAAATTCACGTGACAGATACGTACGAAACAGCGGAGGAAAGTTAGAAATGACAACATCAAAAAATCTTACTGATGATATGGAATGGTTCATTACGGCTTCGTTCGAAGATATTACAGC TGTGTCTCTTTCCCGTCTCGCAGAAATTCGAAATGATCCCATTGCAAATAAATGGGTGTaccaagatgcaaaaataaacgcaCCAATCCAAGTACAACAAACCGGCGCTCTGCAGGAATGGCAGCTTAACTTTAGAGACAGTGGTCGGAGTTGTGAATTTTCAGCCGGAAATTTGTATGCAGAAGTAAATATAAGTCAACTATTGTTTGGTTCAGTCCCAGC ggAATTTACATGGCATGATACTGGAGGTGGAGTACTCTTGAAATGCAAATCTAATAATCAATACGTAGTCGCTCCAGAGGGAAGCGGCGACCTTCACTTTTTACCAGGAAAAAAGAATGCTACTGTTTGGGACATAATGACAACAAGAATTGTCTTGAAATACAAAGACAAAACCATCATTGTGCCATATTATGATATAGTTTGA